In Engraulis encrasicolus isolate BLACKSEA-1 chromosome 15, IST_EnEncr_1.0, whole genome shotgun sequence, the following proteins share a genomic window:
- the LOC134464824 gene encoding uncharacterized protein LOC134464824, whose amino-acid sequence MPPQKHSQTDSAHPCYTMGNATAHHCTVTVHNKSQYTLSGFSHYDKCGKWEKRLPPFIPPKATAEGDHGHPDQTTLGAEGVFTYTLKDASGKAHKKVGVVFSALHNYFAVGIYDVGKSCDGLLYNEMVGPVSPGQGRDARDMGGTQYSSDGVTVSGQMTGTCQLETGPLIALAGLRTNSSEMAPSSTQSMQPNSRHPPSLGLDSRTSVLELPPLPFRALLHNSDPPLPCQPVLATGHSSLATAT is encoded by the exons ATGCCACCACAGAAACATTCACAGACAGACTCTGCTCATCCATGTT ACACCATGGGTAATGCCACTGCTCACCATTGTACTGTTACTGTTCATAATAAGAGCCAATACACTCTCTCTGGCTTCAG CCACTACGATAAATGTGGAAAGTGGGAAAAGAGGTTGCCACCATTCATTCCCCCCAAAGCTACTGCAGAAGGGGACCACGGCCACCCCGATCAGACGACTCTCGGGGCAGAGGGAGTCTTCACCTACACCCTGAAAGACGCGTCCGGCAAGGCACACAAGAAGGTCGGTGTTGTCTTCAGCGCGCTCCACAACTATTTCGCAGTAGGAATCTACGACGTAGGCAAAAGCTGTGATGGCTTGCTGTATAATGAGATGGTTGGACCTGTTAGTCCAGGACAAGGACGGGATGCCAGGGACATGGGAGGGACTCAGTACAGCTCAGATGGCGTCACCGTTTCAGGTCAAATGACAGGCACCTGCCAGCTGGAG acagggccgctgatagctttggccgggctcAGGACAAACTCTTCTGAAATGGCCCCCTCCTCCACTCAATCCATGCAACCCAATTCTAGGCACCCTccctcactgg GGCTTGACAGCAGAACCAGCGTCCTGGAACTGCCCCCTCTGCCGTTCAGGGCCCTGCTGCACAACTCTgacccccctctcccctgccaGCCTGTCCTTGCCACCGGTCACTCCTCCTTAGCCACAGCCACCTAG